One stretch of Candidatus Nitrosotenuis cloacae DNA includes these proteins:
- a CDS encoding formate--phosphoribosylaminoimidazolecarboxamide ligase, which yields MASVATLGSHCALQVLKGAKDEGLKTLLVCEKKRERLYKRFDFIDELILVDAFEEVLDKKCTTILEKNNSVLIPHGTLIAQMTTKQIESIKIPVFGNKWILRWESDRKLKEQLMIESKLNVPKSIPHHKKINRLTIAKRHGAAGGKGYFLTTSEKDYIKKRNILVKQGLIKGDSDLYLQEYVIGVLAYLQFFYSPLTGNLEFFGVDKRHESDIEGLARIPAPQQMGMDYISSFNVIGNSPMVLRESLLDEVYQMGERFVSASKRLVKPGMNGPFCIEGVYDQDGKFWSFEFSARIVAGTNIYMDGSPYSTLIHDVPMSMGRRIAKEIKTAAKSKKLEKITT from the coding sequence ATGGCATCTGTTGCTACACTTGGGTCTCACTGCGCACTACAGGTACTGAAAGGTGCAAAAGACGAAGGACTCAAGACCTTGTTGGTATGCGAGAAAAAGCGAGAGCGACTATACAAGAGATTTGATTTCATTGATGAATTAATCCTAGTGGATGCATTTGAAGAGGTTTTAGACAAAAAATGCACCACAATACTGGAAAAGAACAACTCTGTTTTGATTCCACATGGAACTCTAATTGCACAAATGACAACAAAGCAAATCGAGTCAATCAAAATCCCAGTCTTTGGCAACAAATGGATTCTACGATGGGAGTCCGACAGAAAGCTAAAGGAGCAACTCATGATTGAATCCAAGCTAAATGTTCCAAAATCCATACCCCACCACAAAAAGATCAATCGCCTTACTATAGCAAAAAGACATGGTGCAGCTGGTGGCAAGGGCTATTTTCTTACTACATCGGAAAAAGACTACATCAAAAAGCGCAATATTTTGGTAAAACAGGGACTAATCAAAGGTGATTCGGATCTATACCTACAGGAATATGTGATTGGGGTTTTGGCATATCTGCAGTTTTTCTACTCGCCACTTACTGGCAACCTAGAGTTCTTTGGTGTGGACAAAAGGCACGAATCCGACATTGAAGGCCTGGCAAGAATTCCAGCCCCACAGCAAATGGGAATGGATTACATTTCATCGTTTAATGTCATAGGGAACAGTCCGATGGTCCTGCGAGAATCCCTCCTAGATGAGGTATACCAGATGGGAGAGCGATTTGTTTCTGCATCAAAAAGACTGGTAAAGCCAGGCATGAATGGGCCATTTTGCATAGAGGGAGTATATGATCAGGACGGGAAATTCTGGAGCTTTGAGTTTTCTGCAAGAATTGTTGCTGGCACCAACATCTACATGGATGGCTCGCCATACTCTACTCTGATTCATGATGTTCCAATGAGCATGGGTCGAAGAATAGCAAAAGAGATCAAAACTGCTGCAAAATCAAAAAAATTAGAAAAGATCACTACTTGA
- a CDS encoding ArsR family transcriptional regulator, with protein sequence MHQTCDTMIEKNSIFQLSQYDITQQIIETLANVYSRAVLFCIIDEAKDAQTIADDQKMSISTVYKILSNLENLTLIEVDRFEISDAGKKIKFYKSRIKKAEIIVGGNTPTLNLQSN encoded by the coding sequence TTGCACCAAACCTGTGATACCATGATAGAGAAAAACTCGATATTCCAGCTCAGTCAGTACGATATCACCCAACAGATCATCGAAACACTGGCAAATGTTTACTCTAGAGCAGTATTGTTTTGTATAATAGATGAGGCAAAGGATGCCCAGACAATTGCTGATGATCAAAAAATGTCAATTTCTACAGTATACAAGATATTATCCAATCTTGAAAACCTCACACTAATCGAGGTGGACAGATTCGAAATCTCTGATGCCGGCAAAAAAATAAAATTCTACAAAAGCAGAATCAAAAAGGCCGAAATCATAGTCGGTGGAAACACGCCTACTCTGAATCTGCAATCCAACTAG
- a CDS encoding SIMPL domain-containing protein yields MNKTITVATAIGVVLALGFSLGAIPSGINAQAQTEPTPFPSREKTISVSGQASTFVEPDRLNINFGVEVQKPTAKEALDENSAKMNEVIDAIKAAGINDDEITTSQFSIYPVYESYQEKETGIYKQRLTGYSVSNIISVKTSKLDLASNIIDAAVDAGVNRVDSVWFSLSEKKQQQVSDDLLAEAVKNAKSKAEKALVPLDYQVIGVKHVSLSEGGYYPPPMPYYGAMDGFAMEKSATPIFSSDQQVSASATVVFLIGSN; encoded by the coding sequence ATGAACAAAACAATAACAGTCGCAACAGCGATAGGAGTTGTTCTTGCATTAGGGTTCTCATTAGGAGCAATCCCAAGTGGAATCAATGCACAGGCACAAACAGAGCCAACTCCATTCCCCTCACGAGAAAAAACAATTTCCGTGTCGGGCCAAGCAAGCACCTTTGTTGAACCAGACAGACTCAACATCAACTTTGGCGTAGAGGTCCAAAAACCAACTGCCAAAGAGGCACTAGATGAAAACAGTGCCAAGATGAACGAGGTAATTGACGCAATCAAAGCAGCTGGAATAAATGATGATGAAATCACAACATCCCAGTTCTCAATTTACCCAGTTTACGAGTCGTATCAGGAAAAGGAAACTGGAATCTACAAGCAAAGACTAACCGGCTACAGCGTATCTAACATCATCAGTGTCAAGACATCAAAGCTGGACTTGGCATCAAACATCATAGATGCAGCAGTAGATGCCGGAGTAAATCGTGTAGATAGTGTGTGGTTCTCCTTATCTGAGAAAAAACAACAACAAGTAAGCGATGATTTGTTGGCAGAGGCAGTCAAAAACGCAAAATCCAAGGCAGAAAAGGCACTTGTCCCCCTAGACTACCAAGTGATTGGAGTAAAGCATGTGAGCCTTTCTGAGGGCGGATACTATCCACCACCAATGCCATACTATGGCGCAATGGATGGATTTGCGATGGAAAAATCTGCAACACCAATCTTCTCATCTGACCAACAAGTCAGTGCAAGCGCAACCGTTGTCTTCCTAATTGGAAGCAACTAA
- a CDS encoding winged helix-turn-helix domain-containing protein, with protein sequence MSKRFTLPQLKKYDVTQKVIEALADAESRTILFSVIKQGRTAAELADKYKIPLSSVYKKLADLEDLTLVHVERWMISDKGRKFKVYRSRISKADISIKKPEPVLSLAPNL encoded by the coding sequence CACTACCTCAATTAAAAAAATACGATGTCACGCAAAAGGTAATTGAGGCACTAGCTGATGCCGAGTCGCGCACCATACTGTTTTCTGTGATAAAACAGGGAAGAACTGCAGCTGAGCTAGCAGACAAGTACAAGATTCCATTAAGCTCTGTTTACAAAAAGCTGGCAGATTTGGAGGATCTGACACTGGTCCACGTAGAAAGATGGATGATATCAGACAAGGGCAGAAAATTCAAAGTATACCGAAGCAGAATAAGCAAAGCAGACATTTCAATCAAAAAGCCAGAGCCGGTTCTGAGCCTTGCACCAAACCTGTGA
- a CDS encoding hydantoinase/oxoprolinase family protein, whose amino-acid sequence MSQRRIRIGIDVGGTFTKAVAIDIKTGQIIGKSTIPTTHKAQKGVSEGIITALSTILAESKIEINEIELIAHSTTQAINALLESDTAKVGIIAMGVTPEKGNIIKRTTLNDAKYNSDQSLKTEHAFLDTAHLISESEVNQTISSLKEKGAQVIVATEAFGVDDPSNEMFVMKNAITHNIPATASHEISGIYGLEIRTLTAAINASVLPKTFEVANFVEEAIKNAGVHAPVMIMKGDGGVTSMDTFRTKPILTILSGPAASVAGALLYLKISNGIFVEVGGTSTNICIIKNGKPEIRYVTIKDHPTCIRSMDVRILGVAGGSMIKLKDKHVWKVGPRSAHIAGMRYSCFADSDVLKKGKIIHVKPKQNDADPYVAVQCEGETFAITNTCAANALGMIEKDDYSYANQNSAKIAMELLGREIGVTGPEAAMSVIQTASFEITKTVSKILKEFKMDKTKTQIIGGGGGASVLVPFVAKQLVIPYQKAEHAEVISSIGVASSMIQEELEHTIANPTPEQISEMHKKIHQIMIDRGAVPESIVINSEYIAEKSLLRVSATGNVEMDSADNAKNVFTLDEAKNRASDTMELSSDLVDLTFETDHYFVFTGHVSEKKLFSKKNRHHVLVLDRFGRQKLSIPNAKIFQGGKISILEELDDFLESRNNDIAPQVYLMNNLKLIDFSSLTSISHILNAVQGELDSSEKAAIIVEL is encoded by the coding sequence ATGAGCCAAAGACGAATTAGAATCGGAATTGATGTTGGCGGTACATTTACCAAAGCAGTCGCAATAGACATCAAGACTGGCCAAATAATAGGCAAATCCACCATACCAACCACCCACAAGGCGCAAAAGGGAGTTTCGGAGGGAATCATTACCGCACTATCAACCATACTAGCAGAATCAAAAATAGAAATAAACGAAATTGAGCTAATTGCACATTCCACCACACAGGCAATCAATGCATTATTAGAATCAGACACTGCAAAGGTTGGAATCATTGCAATGGGAGTTACTCCAGAAAAAGGCAACATCATAAAGCGCACTACACTAAATGATGCAAAGTATAATTCCGATCAATCGCTAAAAACAGAGCACGCATTTTTGGATACTGCGCATCTGATATCAGAGTCAGAGGTAAACCAAACCATATCATCACTAAAAGAAAAAGGAGCTCAGGTAATAGTAGCTACTGAAGCATTTGGGGTAGACGATCCATCCAATGAGATGTTTGTAATGAAAAACGCCATCACACATAACATTCCGGCAACCGCATCACATGAAATCTCTGGAATTTATGGGCTGGAGATACGTACATTGACTGCTGCAATAAACGCAAGCGTTCTGCCCAAAACCTTTGAGGTGGCAAACTTTGTCGAAGAGGCAATAAAAAATGCCGGAGTCCATGCACCAGTCATGATAATGAAGGGAGATGGGGGTGTTACCAGCATGGACACATTTAGGACAAAACCTATTCTTACCATATTATCTGGGCCTGCAGCCAGTGTTGCAGGGGCCCTACTATACCTAAAAATATCAAACGGAATATTTGTGGAGGTCGGCGGAACATCAACCAATATCTGCATAATTAAAAATGGCAAGCCAGAGATTCGCTATGTTACCATAAAGGATCATCCAACTTGCATTCGTTCAATGGATGTCAGGATATTGGGAGTGGCGGGAGGTTCCATGATAAAGCTCAAGGATAAACATGTCTGGAAGGTAGGCCCTCGCAGTGCGCATATTGCAGGTATGAGATATTCGTGCTTTGCCGACTCGGATGTGCTCAAAAAAGGCAAGATAATCCATGTCAAACCAAAGCAAAACGATGCAGACCCATATGTTGCCGTACAGTGTGAAGGTGAAACATTTGCCATTACCAATACTTGTGCTGCAAATGCACTGGGAATGATAGAAAAAGACGACTATTCCTATGCCAATCAGAATTCCGCAAAAATTGCAATGGAGTTGCTGGGCAGAGAAATTGGAGTGACTGGTCCTGAAGCTGCAATGTCTGTAATTCAAACAGCATCATTTGAAATAACAAAAACAGTATCAAAGATTCTAAAAGAATTCAAGATGGATAAAACAAAAACCCAGATAATCGGCGGCGGTGGTGGAGCGTCGGTTTTGGTCCCATTTGTTGCAAAGCAGCTAGTCATTCCATACCAAAAAGCAGAGCATGCCGAGGTAATATCGTCAATTGGGGTTGCATCTTCTATGATCCAAGAAGAGTTAGAGCACACCATAGCAAACCCAACGCCGGAGCAAATCTCGGAAATGCACAAAAAAATCCATCAGATCATGATAGACAGGGGCGCTGTACCAGAATCCATTGTGATAAACTCGGAATACATTGCAGAAAAATCACTACTGCGAGTTTCTGCCACCGGAAATGTCGAGATGGATAGTGCAGATAATGCAAAAAATGTATTCACATTAGATGAAGCAAAAAACAGGGCATCAGATACCATGGAGTTGTCCTCGGATTTAGTAGACCTTACATTTGAGACTGATCATTATTTTGTCTTTACAGGACATGTATCAGAAAAGAAACTATTCAGCAAGAAAAACCGTCACCATGTACTGGTTTTGGATAGGTTTGGTAGACAAAAGCTATCAATACCAAACGCCAAGATATTCCAAGGCGGTAAAATCTCAATATTGGAAGAGCTGGATGATTTTCTGGAATCACGCAACAATGACATTGCACCCCAGGTGTATCTGATGAATAATTTGAAATTAATCGACTTTTCGAGCCTGACATCAATATCTCATATACTTAATGCAGTACAGGGAGAACTGGATTCATCTGAAAAGGCAGCAATCATAGTAGAACTGTAA
- a CDS encoding FTR1 family iron permease: MKQFLILALVVSVIFSAIPYSSAESQDIALADATGRVVTLGIDMIRESIQNNSYDSALKYSKFTTDFYSAQIYTLRSSNIESADDLHLLLIDIHSKIARSASSDEIFADLDMASQYVSKFPTSTEPLMVASHLLSASDQSYQLSKPENNGDHFYIIADSLRIMSFNLFNSNSAPQERQADEIRAFYLDLQQHMDAKKDFVSIGKLITTIQRDITGTDTVLVDSANLYNVIRDLYSQTDVELQAGNYEKAEELVIAAYLDNFEYLEADIEIVDETLLHTMELNMREELRAMVKEKKSPEEIMTFINDPILKDLEKAEGLVSNLKRADPQVAHAAAAQPKLLNPMGSATDDQKSGVRAEIDFIRATLETMLVQYQNQDYTAAFTSARTAYLDSYEHVEIPLRSIDPDFTLEVELQFAELRQLINEKADFSQVQEAAIKVRRSLDESERLVTGTGQLAPAIAFTSSFAVIFREGLESVLILGAILTYLEASRNTRFKKYVHYGIVLAIAATAVTWVVAAYLIKISGANRELIEAIAALSATAVLFYVSFWILNKIEHKKWMEFVKAKVWQASTTGGVAVFVMLSFFTVYREGFETVLFYEAMFGFAKYMELYVGLGFVLGIGTLLGIYYVTRKLGKRLPLKMLFGLTMGVGAYLSIAFLGNAIRELQTLDIVPFTSMLGIIPRLDINLAKMTGIYPTLETLIGQLIMLGIYMVAASYVLVLRPKREEKIATMRKSRREADEPKTN; the protein is encoded by the coding sequence TTGAAGCAGTTTTTGATTTTGGCGCTAGTCGTATCGGTGATATTTTCTGCCATACCGTACTCTAGTGCAGAATCCCAGGACATTGCACTTGCCGATGCAACAGGAAGAGTAGTAACACTTGGGATCGACATGATTCGAGAGAGCATACAGAATAACAGTTATGATTCGGCGTTGAAATATTCTAAATTTACAACCGATTTTTATTCTGCACAAATATACACACTGCGCTCATCAAATATCGAATCTGCAGATGATCTACATCTTTTATTAATTGACATTCACTCCAAAATAGCGCGTAGTGCATCATCCGATGAGATTTTTGCAGACTTGGATATGGCCTCACAATATGTGAGTAAATTTCCAACATCAACAGAGCCACTAATGGTCGCATCTCACTTGTTGTCTGCATCTGATCAAAGTTACCAGCTATCAAAACCAGAAAACAACGGGGATCATTTCTACATCATTGCCGATTCGCTCAGAATAATGTCATTTAATTTATTCAATAGCAATTCAGCCCCACAAGAAAGACAAGCAGATGAGATTCGCGCATTTTATTTGGATTTACAGCAACACATGGATGCCAAAAAAGATTTTGTCTCAATTGGTAAGCTGATCACAACAATTCAGCGAGACATTACCGGAACTGATACAGTGCTTGTTGATTCTGCTAATTTGTATAATGTGATTCGTGATTTGTATTCACAAACCGATGTTGAGCTGCAAGCAGGCAACTATGAAAAGGCAGAAGAGTTAGTGATTGCTGCATATTTGGATAATTTTGAGTACCTGGAAGCAGATATTGAGATAGTTGATGAAACACTACTCCACACCATGGAACTCAACATGAGAGAAGAGCTTCGTGCAATGGTAAAAGAGAAAAAATCGCCAGAAGAAATAATGACATTCATCAATGATCCAATACTAAAAGATCTGGAAAAAGCAGAAGGCTTGGTATCGAATCTAAAACGAGCCGATCCACAAGTAGCCCATGCTGCGGCGGCTCAACCAAAGCTGCTAAACCCAATGGGTTCTGCCACGGATGATCAAAAATCAGGCGTGCGAGCTGAGATTGACTTCATTCGGGCAACACTTGAAACCATGCTGGTTCAATACCAAAACCAAGACTATACTGCGGCATTTACATCGGCTAGAACTGCATATTTGGATAGCTACGAGCACGTAGAGATACCGCTTCGAAGCATTGATCCAGATTTCACACTAGAAGTAGAGTTACAATTTGCTGAGCTAAGACAACTAATCAATGAAAAGGCAGATTTTTCTCAGGTCCAAGAAGCCGCAATCAAGGTACGACGAAGTCTTGATGAGTCAGAAAGACTGGTAACTGGGACTGGACAGCTGGCGCCAGCAATTGCGTTTACATCATCATTTGCAGTAATATTTCGAGAGGGATTGGAATCGGTTCTGATTCTTGGCGCAATTCTGACATATCTAGAAGCATCACGAAACACTCGATTCAAAAAATACGTCCATTATGGAATTGTTTTGGCAATAGCTGCCACTGCAGTGACATGGGTAGTTGCAGCTTATCTGATCAAGATCTCTGGAGCAAATCGGGAGCTAATAGAAGCAATTGCGGCACTTTCGGCCACTGCAGTTTTGTTTTATGTCAGCTTTTGGATCCTAAACAAAATAGAGCACAAAAAATGGATGGAGTTTGTCAAGGCAAAGGTCTGGCAGGCATCCACCACCGGTGGTGTTGCAGTATTTGTAATGTTGTCATTCTTTACTGTATACAGGGAAGGATTTGAAACTGTACTGTTCTATGAGGCAATGTTTGGATTTGCAAAATACATGGAGCTGTATGTCGGACTGGGATTTGTCCTAGGTATTGGAACTTTACTTGGGATTTACTATGTGACTCGAAAGCTTGGAAAGAGATTACCACTAAAGATGCTCTTTGGCCTAACAATGGGCGTTGGCGCATATCTGTCAATTGCGTTTTTGGGCAATGCCATAAGGGAGCTGCAAACACTGGACATAGTACCATTTACCAGCATGCTTGGAATCATTCCAAGACTAGACATCAATCTGGCAAAGATGACTGGAATCTATCCAACACTAGAGACATTGATTGGACAGCTGATCATGCTTGGAATCTACATGGTTGCAGCATCATATGTTTTGGTATTGAGGCCAAAAAGAGAAGAAAAAATAGCAACCATGCGCAAATCAAGACGAGAAGCAGATGAGCCAAAGACGAATTAG
- a CDS encoding ArsR/SmtB family transcription factor: MGDSEDPMGINDKIEILSTDDDRIKAVGELLSSDSSRTILKLLFNEEMTANQIAQKTEISLPLVMYHLKKMQDCNVVKISQTGKNTKSHDMKYYTVDKFAIVILPSGMSEKAKSSKSLFNSFNRIYRFATIGGVSLAAWFSAQFIQQNNRVVLSNARANSGNQFNAPESAFTATSPEMAMKSAPTEEPTHSGVESIESAPAYDTTEQTVPEVPSPEPQFAEDAADQSQYASPPESAMPMDGDTLSYMSSDAPLLGEPISDFYLSIIIALSVGIVGLIIERIIRPRRK, translated from the coding sequence ATGGGCGACTCAGAAGATCCAATGGGAATTAACGACAAAATAGAGATCTTATCCACTGATGATGATCGTATCAAGGCAGTAGGGGAGTTACTTAGCTCGGATTCGTCTAGAACAATTCTGAAATTATTATTCAATGAGGAAATGACTGCAAACCAAATAGCACAAAAAACAGAAATCTCACTACCATTAGTTATGTATCATCTCAAAAAGATGCAAGACTGCAACGTGGTCAAAATATCGCAAACCGGAAAGAACACCAAATCGCACGACATGAAGTATTATACAGTGGACAAATTTGCCATTGTAATTTTGCCATCGGGCATGTCCGAGAAGGCAAAGTCCTCAAAATCATTGTTCAACTCGTTTAATCGCATATACCGATTTGCAACAATTGGCGGTGTGTCACTTGCGGCATGGTTTTCGGCCCAATTCATCCAGCAAAACAACCGAGTAGTACTATCAAATGCACGTGCAAACTCTGGAAATCAATTTAATGCACCTGAATCAGCATTTACTGCGACCAGTCCAGAGATGGCAATGAAGTCGGCACCTACAGAAGAGCCAACACATAGTGGAGTCGAATCAATCGAGTCTGCTCCAGCATATGATACTACAGAGCAGACAGTACCTGAAGTGCCTAGCCCAGAACCTCAGTTTGCAGAAGATGCGGCTGATCAATCACAATATGCCTCACCGCCAGAATCTGCAATGCCAATGGATGGAGATACATTGTCTTACATGTCATCCGATGCACCACTCCTTGGAGAGCCAATATCAGATTTCTATCTCTCTATTATAATCGCATTATCTGTGGGTATCGTGGGATTAATCATAGAGCGAATAATTCGCCCCCGCAGAAAATAA
- a CDS encoding cadherin-like domain-containing protein has protein sequence MTKIISNTILMTSLAVILTIGATSQAFALDVSFTPISTPFNNPIGIDHFEGTPDKVVISVNYAGGIPRNFELVASDGSRTGFSSLSGFTDEVKIATARDDGVNSFTPGTMFTGNGIDGQIAKVNPDGTFVNPWVDLPGVGNGLMRGSLYVDRTGEFGGDLIVVTTNGEVWRINSAGTPTKLADVNVHLEGVMTVPRDPQFGQLAGKIITGAEGQSRVYAISTAGAVQFWAIPFNIEDIDPIPENENFFGVNFGTGRLLGVPASSFDSVEGEILITQEFGGGPTGLGLLRWDSTTNAPTVEFIGRQAGSFVQGQWEHVTFSSAGIVEIPPAEEICGDGIDNDNDGQVDEGCNTTPAAQDGTFSTAEDTPLSASAVATDAESDPLTYMIVGPTPAGLIFNSDGTFTYVPALDFTGTISFQFKANDGEFDSNVATITIIVTPVNDQPVANDGTNTTPEDTSVGGTVIGSDVDGNALTFALNTPATNGSVVINVDGTYTYTPNANFNGVDSFTFAANDGTVDSLPATVTITVTPVNDAPQCNTPTTTTPYIWPPNHKMVSIGATMTATDVDGDTVTIIVSSIFQDESTNGLGDGDTSPDATLSPAQVRAERSGTGDGRVYIVTMTANDGNDGTCSGTVQVIVPHSMKKPISAVNSGATYNSTLP, from the coding sequence ATGACTAAAATAATTTCTAATACAATACTAATGACATCACTTGCTGTAATTTTGACAATCGGTGCAACATCACAAGCATTTGCACTCGATGTATCATTTACACCAATTTCAACACCATTTAACAACCCAATCGGAATCGATCATTTCGAAGGAACACCAGACAAGGTAGTAATCAGTGTCAACTATGCAGGTGGGATACCACGAAACTTTGAGCTGGTGGCATCTGATGGTTCAAGAACCGGATTTTCAAGCCTTTCTGGTTTTACTGACGAAGTAAAGATTGCAACTGCCAGAGACGATGGAGTAAACTCCTTCACACCAGGTACAATGTTTACCGGAAATGGAATTGATGGCCAAATTGCCAAAGTTAATCCAGACGGAACATTTGTCAATCCATGGGTTGATCTTCCGGGAGTCGGAAACGGTTTGATGAGAGGTAGCCTTTATGTCGATAGAACTGGTGAATTTGGTGGCGATCTGATTGTTGTAACAACTAATGGTGAGGTTTGGCGAATCAATTCCGCAGGAACCCCAACCAAACTAGCTGATGTTAATGTACATCTTGAAGGCGTAATGACCGTACCGAGAGACCCACAGTTTGGCCAATTGGCAGGTAAAATAATTACCGGCGCTGAAGGCCAATCCCGTGTCTATGCAATTAGCACTGCGGGGGCAGTACAGTTTTGGGCAATACCATTTAATATTGAAGACATTGACCCCATACCCGAAAATGAAAACTTTTTCGGTGTGAACTTTGGAACCGGTAGATTACTTGGTGTTCCAGCTTCATCATTTGATAGTGTAGAGGGAGAGATCCTAATTACACAAGAATTTGGTGGCGGACCAACAGGTCTTGGACTATTAAGATGGGATTCTACAACAAACGCTCCAACTGTTGAATTCATTGGACGCCAAGCAGGCTCTTTCGTGCAAGGCCAATGGGAACATGTTACATTCTCAAGCGCAGGAATTGTAGAAATTCCACCAGCAGAAGAAATCTGTGGGGATGGAATTGACAATGACAATGATGGACAAGTTGACGAGGGATGCAACACAACTCCAGCAGCACAAGACGGTACATTTAGCACAGCAGAAGACACTCCATTGAGTGCATCAGCTGTTGCAACAGATGCAGAAAGTGACCCACTAACATACATGATAGTAGGCCCAACACCTGCAGGACTGATATTCAATTCTGATGGTACATTTACCTATGTCCCAGCACTTGACTTTACTGGCACAATATCATTCCAGTTCAAGGCAAATGATGGTGAGTTTGACAGTAATGTGGCTACAATAACCATAATTGTTACACCAGTAAATGACCAACCGGTTGCAAACGATGGTACCAACACAACTCCAGAAGATACATCAGTAGGCGGGACAGTAATCGGCAGTGATGTTGACGGAAACGCATTAACATTTGCATTGAACACACCTGCAACAAACGGCAGCGTAGTTATCAATGTGGATGGCACGTACACATACACACCAAATGCAAACTTTAATGGTGTAGACTCGTTTACCTTTGCGGCAAACGATGGTACAGTTGACAGTTTACCTGCAACAGTCACCATAACAGTAACACCAGTAAACGATGCACCACAATGCAATACTCCAACCACAACTACTCCATACATTTGGCCACCAAACCACAAGATGGTATCAATTGGTGCTACCATGACTGCAACTGACGTAGATGGCGATACAGTTACCATTATCGTAAGTAGCATATTCCAAGATGAGTCAACAAACGGCCTTGGAGATGGAGATACATCACCTGACGCAACCTTATCCCCAGCTCAAGTAAGAGCAGAAAGATCAGGTACAGGTGACGGACGAGTTTACATTGTTACAATGACGGCAAATGATGGAAATGACGGAACATGCAGTGGCACAGTACAAGTTATTGTTCCTCACAGCATGAAAAAGCCAATATCTGCAGTCAATTCTGGAGCAACATACAATTCCACACTACCATAA
- a CDS encoding sensor histidine kinase, which yields MPEFIARHRVTETGLDKIIDTVNQEINEFGISTVEIFYDHKSQEMCCVLEAPNEEAIKNHYSNIGLVCGYIAPIERIDTKIGEKSEKLKAIGELAARLAHDLRNPLSVIKNTVEIMEAKQRLLLEEKIIYYGRLHRAVDRISHQIEDVLDFVRPGTLHFEKHLVNEIIAAALEKIVKPDTVTINLPRNFVYVVCDGIKMEVVLTNLMMNSIQAMNNSGQIDITLSDMPNDVMIQIFDTGCGISNDVLPKIFEPLFTTKQTGTGLGLASCKKIVEQHRGMITAHSKDGKGTAFSIILPKEALLSKKIEKIKKLVASN from the coding sequence GTGCCCGAATTCATAGCAAGACATAGAGTGACAGAGACAGGCCTGGACAAAATAATAGATACTGTAAACCAAGAAATAAACGAGTTTGGGATATCCACTGTAGAGATATTTTATGATCATAAATCACAAGAGATGTGTTGTGTATTAGAGGCACCAAACGAGGAAGCAATCAAGAATCATTATTCCAATATTGGATTGGTATGTGGATATATTGCACCAATTGAGAGAATCGACACCAAAATAGGTGAAAAATCTGAAAAGCTAAAAGCAATTGGTGAGCTGGCAGCAAGACTAGCACATGATCTGAGAAACCCATTATCTGTGATAAAAAATACCGTGGAAATAATGGAAGCAAAACAACGATTGCTCTTGGAAGAAAAAATAATCTATTACGGAAGGTTGCATCGTGCAGTAGATAGAATATCACATCAAATCGAGGATGTGTTGGATTTTGTTCGTCCAGGTACATTACACTTTGAGAAGCATCTAGTAAACGAAATAATTGCCGCAGCTTTAGAGAAAATAGTAAAACCGGACACCGTTACAATCAATCTACCACGAAACTTTGTGTATGTAGTTTGTGATGGAATCAAAATGGAAGTCGTACTGACCAACCTAATGATGAATTCTATTCAGGCAATGAACAATTCCGGACAAATTGACATTACACTATCGGATATGCCAAACGATGTGATGATTCAGATATTCGATACTGGATGCGGCATATCAAATGATGTCCTGCCCAAAATATTTGAGCCACTATTCACCACAAAGCAGACAGGAACTGGCCTGGGACTGGCAAGCTGCAAAAAGATAGTAGAACAACATCGAGGAATGATTACTGCTCACAGCAAGGATGGTAAAGGTACTGCATTCTCCATAATATTGCCAAAAGAGGCCTTACTATCAAAGAAAATAGAAAAAATAAAAAAGTTAGTTGCTTCCAATTAG